From the genome of Salvia splendens isolate huo1 chromosome 7, SspV2, whole genome shotgun sequence:
taaaccctaaaccctaaaccctaaaccctaaaccctaaaccctaaaccctaaaccctaaaccctaaaccctaaaccctaaaccctaaaccctaaaaaaccctaaaccctaaaccctaaaccctaaaccctaaaccctaaaccctaaaccctaaaccctaaaccctaaaccctaaaccctaaaccctaaaccctaaaccctgaaccctaaaccctaaaccctaaaccctaaaccctaaaccctaaaccctaaaccctaaaccctaaaccctgaaccctaaaccctaaaccctaaaccctaaaccctaaaccctaaaccctaaaccctaaaccctaaaccctaaaccctaaaccctaaaccctaaaccctaaaccctaaaaccctaaaccctaaaccctaaaccctaaaccctaaaccctaaaccctaaaccctaaaccctaaaccctaaaccctaaaccctaaaccctaaaccctaaaccctaaaccctaaaccctaaaccctaaaccctaaaccctaaaccctaaaccctaaaccctaaaccctaaaccctaaaccctaaaccctaaaccctaaaccctaaaccctaaaccctaaaccctaaaccctaaaccctaaaccctaaaccctaaaccctaaaccctaaaccctaaaccctaaaccctaaaccctaaaccctaaaccctaaaccctaaaccctaaaccctaaaccctaaaccctaaaccctaaaccctaaaccctaaaccctaaaccctaaaccctaaaccctaaaccctaaaccctaaaccctaaaccctaaaccctaaaccctaaaccctaaaccctaaaccctaaaccctaaaccctaaaccctaaaccctaaaccctaaaccctaaaccctaaccctaaaccctaaaccctaaaccctaaaccctaaaccctaaaccctaaaccctaaaccctaaaccctaaaccctaaaccctaaaccctaaaccctaaaccctaaaccctaaaccctgaaccctaaaccctaaaccctaaaccctaaaccctaaaccctaaaccctaaaccctaaaccctaaaccctaaaccctaaaccctaaaccctaaaccctaaaccctaaaccctaaaccctaaaccctaaaccctaaaccctaaaccctaaaccctaaaccctaaaccctaaaccctaaaccctaaaccctaaaccctaaaccctaaaccctaaaccctaaaccctaaaccctaaaccctaaaccctaaaccctaaaccctaaaccctaaaccctaaaccctaaaccctaaaccctaaaccctaaaccctaaaccctaaaccctaaaccctaaaccctaaaccctaaaccctaaaccctaaaccctaaaccctaaaccctaaaccctgaaccctaaaccctaaaccctaaaccctaaaccctgaaccctaaaccctaaaccctaaaccctaaaccctaaaccctaaaccctgaaccctaaaccctaaaccctaaaccctaaaccctaaaccctaaaccctaaaccctaaaccctaaaccctaaaccctaaaccctaaaccctgaaccctaaaccctaaaccctgaaccctaaaccctaaaccctaaaccctaaaccctaaaccctgaaccctaaacccctaaaccctgaaccctaaaccctgaaccctaaaccctaaaccctaaaccctaaaccctaaaccctaaaccctaaaccctaaaccctaaaccctgaaccctaaaccctaaaccctaaaccctaaaccctaaaccctaaaccctaaaccctgaaccctaaaccctaaaccctaaaccctaaaccctaaaccctaaaccctaaaccctaaaccctaaaccctaaaccctaaaccctaaaccctaaaccctaaaccctaaaccctaaaccctaaaccctaaaccctaaaccctaaaccctgaaccctaaaccctgaaccctgaaccctaaaccctaaaccctctgccttaaccccccgccgtgatggtgtttgaaggaaaaaaaaaaaaaaaaaaaaaaaaccctaaaccctaaaccctgatataaatatatgaagttaatttaaaaaaaaaaaaaaacccttaaCCCCTCGCcgatccaagccccttggcctagcggtaaagggtgctggataccgcgtccatcctggaggtctcaagttcgaaccctgggtggcgtaatttgtctttcctccttgttataggagttgatttgtaatttcctccttcatatatataatataaatatatgaagttaattttcaaaaaaaaaaaaaaacccttaacccctcgccgtgatggtgtttgagggaaaaataaaccctaaaaaaaaccctaaaaaaaaaaaaaaaaccctaaataTATATGGATGATATGgacaggttgggggtctgcctaacCCCCCACCGCTAAggtgtttgagaaaaaaaaaccctaaaccctaaaccctaaaccctaaatatGTATGTCCGGAGGAAaagaaaccctaaaccctataacccactaaaccctaaaccctaaaccacttaaccctaaaccctaaacccggaggaaaaaaaaaccctgaaccctTTTCGTCGAATTTGTACGAAAACGGTAGCCCCTtccgtatactttgaaatcttTAGAGGCCCATAACTTCTTTGTTACTCGTCCTTTTTTACTACTGAAAGTTGTgttggaaatcatatttgatgggaaacagtggggtatggtcattatctgattatcaTTTTGTCGAATTTGCACGAAATTGCCCTAGGCAGCCCATTTcgtatactttgaaatcttcagaGGACCATAACTCCTTCGTTACTCGTCCTTTTTTACTACTTCAAGTTGCAttggaaatcatatttgatgggaaatAGTGAGGTATGGTCATTATATGATTATCGTTTCGTCAAATTTGCACGAAAATGCCCTAGGCAGCCCCTtccgtatactttgaaatcttcagatGCCCATAACTTCTTCATTACTCATCCTTTTTTACTACTTCAAGTTGCgttggaaatcatatttgatgggaaacagtggcgtatggtcattatctgattatctttTCGTCGAATTTGCACGAAAACGCCCTAGGCAGCCCCTTCCGtatattttgaaatcttcatATGCCCATAACTTCTTTGTTACTCGTCCTTTTTTACTACTTCAAGTTGCgttggaaatcatatttgatgggaaacagTGGGTATGGTGATTATCTGATTATCTTTTCGTCGAATTTGCACGAAAACGGCAACCCCTTTcgtatactttgaaatcttcagatGCCCATAACTTCTTTGTTACTCGTCCTTTTTTACTACTTCAAGTTGCGTtgaaaatcatatttgatgggaaacagtgggtatggtcattatctgattatctttTCATCGAATTTGCACGAAAACGGCAACCCCTtccgtatactttgaaatcttcagatgcccataacttcttcgttactcgTCCTTTTTTACTACTTCAAGTTGCTTTGGAAATCACATTTGATGGGAAACAGTGGTGTatggtcattatctgattatctttTCGTCAAATTTGCACGAAAACGGCAGCCCCTTCCGTATAGTAGAAACCACATGCATTTAAACGATGGTCAATCAAACAAATGTATATGCACAAGAGAAAttgaaataactacaagagctaatAAGGAAATACAATTGAATAAATAACTCAAAATCATAACATGTTTACCAAAGGTTCCACAAAAGATGTTTACTACTCATAGACACAACAATTAAAGTACTAGACATGaagtaaaacaaaacaaaacccaaggttgaattaTGCAGctttcagtcttctcttgcctggatctgtgAAGCTCCGCTCCCTCGAATATGAAGGAATAATATGTGGAATATGGGATGGAAGAAGTATATAGAGGGAGAGGATTGGAAGTTACGAaattaatattatgaattaggttatacGGTATATTTACGCTTGAAAAAGATTTAGAAttggtaaaaaataaaaagtgtcCTCCAAGTAATGGAAAAGATGGTAATTTCGAGTCCTTCAAttaataggagagatttggtaTCACAAGGTCCTTCCTTGAATTTCCTCCTAATTCCGCCAgcttttgactgcactgcgcaacgttcgtaaaatggccataactttctccaaaTAACTCAAATTTAGATGTTCAAGGtactcacgcgaagctctttcgaaaaCTAAGAGAATGGTATGTATTGGGAACTGATTGGATTTCAATCTCTCTAACAGAATGGgatcgaacagaggctgctgaaCCTTGGCCTTTTTGCACCTTTTCTGTCTTTTCTAGTATCATTTATCAATAAATACGTCAAAATATAAAAACGtacaacatatgcaatttaagaacataatttgcatgattgaaaTTTAAAACGAGCCAAATCTAGGCCTCAGAAATATGCAAAACCCGTGTTTATCAACATGTGTGGCTACTGCatgaataatactccctccgtccccataAAATATCccattgttttctttttcgcTCATTCACCATAAATgttctattttactttttaccatttttgaaaAGTGGTCCCCACATTCTACGAACTCACTTTactcactaactttttctaccattttattttacatagtcgaacaatttcttaaaacccgagtCAGTTAAAAATGGGATATATATTGATAGATGGAGggaataataataaataaataaataaataaataaataatatattcacTCTATTTTCACAATTGCTGTTTACTTAATTTTGAGTCTATCTCAGTATCCTATTTTTCtagtaaaataatataaaaattaattaattagagaaaaTCATGTTCAATGGCCAGAGAAtcaaatatactactactatcttATTAAGTAATTGGGATTTTTAAGATATGCTCACAGATCAGGCGCGTTAGCTATAATATTAATTAGATATGTGTGGGGTGCATATATTGGTAATCAATAAATGAATATTTCTAATTAATGGAGTAAATGATTATAAGAAAATTATGGAgtacttatttaattaatatagtagtagtactcctATGAATTAGTGTTGTGATTAACAACACCGAACCAAGTCGATTCAAAGATTACTCGTTTGATTAATTCCTATTTCTCCTTCCTTGTCGGGATTTGGTTATACTAGGAGTTTTTGTATAAATAAGAGTTTTTGTGGCTTGAATCACAAATCTGAATTTTCTGCGAATTAATTAGCCCTAGATTAGAATAGATGGTGATGATGTATAAAGTAGCTCGAGCATCGGAATACCTTGTGATAACGGGAGGATGGATCAAGGACATGAAGCTGACTCGGAAGTCGTGGGTGCTTCCTGGGCAAACATACACCCGAATCGACCTATCCCCTGTGAACTACACCTTCGAGGTCCAAGCCATGAGCGCGGAGAAGCTCCCCTTCATCCTCCCGGCCGTGTTCACCATCGGCCCCCGCACAGACGACCACGACAGCCTCCTCAAGTACGCGAAGCTCATGTCCTCCCACGACACCACCTCCAACCACGTGACCGAGCTGGTGGAGGGCGTGATCGAGGGTGAGACCAGGGTTCTGGCTGCCTCCATGACCATGGAGGACATCTTCAAGGGCACCAAGCAGTTCAAGCAAGAGGTGTTCGACAAAGTCCAGCTCGAACTCAACCAGTTCGGCCTCCTCATCTACAACGCCAACGTCAAGCAGCTCGTCGACGTCCAAGGCCACGAGTACTTCTCCTACCTCGGCCAGAAGATCCAGATGGAAGCAGCCAACCAGGCCAGAATTGACGTTGCCGAGGCCAAGATGAAGGGCGAGGTTGGCGCCAAGCTCCGAGATGGCCAGACCAAACAGAATGCTGCCAAGATCGACGCCGAGACCAAGATCGTGTCCACCCAGAGGCACGGAGAAGGCAAGAAACAGGAATTCAAGGTGGAGACCGAGGTCATGATTTACCAGAACCAGCAGGAGGCCATGGCTGCCGAAGCCAACGCCCAACTCGCTATGAAGAAAGCTGGATGGGCCAAGGAGGCTGAAGTGGCGCAGGTGGAGTCCAAGAAAGCAGTGGCCATCCGTGAAGCAGAACTCCAGAGAGAAGTCGAGAGAATGAACGCACTCACAACCACAGAAAAGCTCAAGGCTGATTTCCTCACCAAAGCCAACGTCGAGTTTGAAACCAAGTCGCAGGAAGCCAACTCCGCCTTATACGCCCAACAAAAACTTTCAGAAGCCTATCTCTACCAGAAGCAGAAAGAGTCAGAGGCGCTCAAGGCTGCAGCAGAGGCTGAGTTATATCAACGCAAGCAGAAGGTGGAGGGCGACCTCTACGCCAAGAAGAAGGAAGCCGAAGGCCTCACGGCTCTGGCCGAGGCTCAAGGGACCTACATACGCGCCATTCTCAGTGCATTCGGAGGAAACTATGCGGCCATGAGGGATTATTTGATGATAAATGGGGGAGTCTTTCAAGAACTTGCAAAGACCAATGCTGAGGCCGTGCGCGGACTCCAGCCCAACCTCAGCATCTGGACCAACGGAGACTCTGCTGCTACTAGTGATGCCATGAAGGAAGTTGCTGGGATATATAAGATGCTGCCTCCCTTGCTCAAAGCGGTGCACGAACAAACTGGGATGCTTCCACCCTCATGGATGCCTCAACTAACAGATCAACAACCTATCGCTAAAAACTAGCTTCGCATTCTTTTTATAGATCAACAACCTATCGCTAAAAACTAGCTTCGCATTCTttttattcattgttttatGGACTGgttttatataaattttcttTGCCtcatactctctctacttttctaTTCCCTAATTTATATGGagcaattattttattagttgtATTTGATAAATGTCTAAATTAAATTACTATGTTTAACGCAGGTGGACTGAGATATTATTACGGGCCGGTAGATAACATTTGTAGCCCAAACCCAAACCCAAACCCAAACCCAAACCCAAACCCAAATCGACCTTAAAATAGATTCTTTCCGATTCCATATGTTAATATTAAGTTATTAAAACTCTTCTCGATCGACCCTTCACACAGGTTTTATTTCTTTTACCCTGAGAATTAAATCCTTATGTTTCTGTATATGCTTTTTGGAAAATTCTTTGTTTCTTCTTTGTTCCCTTGCATATGTGAAATACCCTAGTGTTTATCGGCCAGCTTGGTATGTTGATTGCAAACGATGATTTCTTGTTTGTCGCGTTCCTGCCGACCAGAAAATTGGGGATGGATCTTTAGTTTTTTCTTTGATTCAATTTCAAGGGTTTTACTCTTGCTCTTCAGATTCTGGGTATAATAGCCAGTATTCGAGATTAGCCCCCTTTTTGTTTCTGCGTTGTCACTTTCAGGCTTCATGGGCGGATTGTTTTCGGAGAAAAAAGCAAGGGCTTGAGTCTTGGATGACTACTGGGATTTGCGGATTTAAATTAACTTCAATTTCAAGCAGGAATTTTTATTCTAAAACTGGTCATGATAGGAACCCTGGGACTGTCATTTACTGGTCAATGCCAGAACTTGCTAATGGGACTTTTGATCCTAGTATTTTAGCAAAAACGCACGCAAGAAGTGCACAGTAGTTTAGCACAACTGAACACAAGTTGTTCACTGAATTAGTATACTCAAATGTTCTTAGAACGTATCCATGATTTTTAATGTGATTAAGTTGTTTGTCTTTAGATAAAAGGTGAATACCCTGTTGTAGGGGGATTTCATTTCAAGTTCCTCAGTGGAGTCAGGAGTCAGAAGGTAATATATGGAAAGGAAATATAAAAGGTCAAGCAATCTACTTGCCTTATATGCTACCATGACTATCTACTGAGATTGGTCTCATCTTCCTGGTGTACCTCATTGTTGAATGTTTATATGTGGTCTATAAAATGTGAAAATTATATAATAGGCATGGTCATTTTTTAAGTCTTTGATGCTCAAATACCTTTTCCAGCAGGTAATGCTAAAAGATTTCCACTTTCTTAACCATGCTATCTCTGTTTCAGTTTTTGGTGATCTTGAATAAGATGGGAAGTAATGGTGGAGAGCACATAAATATTTCCGGAATGGATGCAGCTGAATGTTCTCAAACCTCTGTTCAGATCAAGATCAAGACATTGGATTCTCAAACGTTCACCCTGCGGGTGGATAAATGTGTAATATATATTTCTCATCTGATTTCGCTATCCCATGATACTtattgaaaaatattatgt
Proteins encoded in this window:
- the LOC121740983 gene encoding flotillin-like protein 4 — translated: MVMMYKVARASEYLVITGGWIKDMKLTRKSWVLPGQTYTRIDLSPVNYTFEVQAMSAEKLPFILPAVFTIGPRTDDHDSLLKYAKLMSSHDTTSNHVTELVEGVIEGETRVLAASMTMEDIFKGTKQFKQEVFDKVQLELNQFGLLIYNANVKQLVDVQGHEYFSYLGQKIQMEAANQARIDVAEAKMKGEVGAKLRDGQTKQNAAKIDAETKIVSTQRHGEGKKQEFKVETEVMIYQNQQEAMAAEANAQLAMKKAGWAKEAEVAQVESKKAVAIREAELQREVERMNALTTTEKLKADFLTKANVEFETKSQEANSALYAQQKLSEAYLYQKQKESEALKAAAEAELYQRKQKVEGDLYAKKKEAEGLTALAEAQGTYIRAILSAFGGNYAAMRDYLMINGGVFQELAKTNAEAVRGLQPNLSIWTNGDSAATSDAMKEVAGIYKMLPPLLKAVHEQTGMLPPSWMPQLTDQQPIAKN